A single genomic interval of Bradyrhizobium sp. AZCC 1693 harbors:
- a CDS encoding IS91 family transposase, with protein MSRPALEVADILRDHGAAWRRANAGHVSLGQLKVMSAIERCRTAALGGHVARCENETCAHTVIAYNSCRNRHCPKCQGAAAREWLAEREADLLPVPYFHVVYTLPAQIADIAYQNKAVIYDLLFKASAETTLTIAADPKHLGARIGFMSVLHTWGSALTHHPHVHMVVPGGGLSPDGSKWIACRPRYFLTVQVLSALFRRLFLEMLVAAHHAGRLQFFGEHARLADKAAFAAYLTPLREINWVVYAKEPFAGPRQVLRYLSRYTHRIAISNRRLLSADENGVTFKYKDYRIEGPARYKAMTLATDEFIRRFLIHVLPKGFHRIRHYGLLANGARAANIAHARQLLAQPARPKEPETPEAAINEPRVLPRPCPCCGARMIVIETFERGCEPKHRPTPAPAPIRIDTS; from the coding sequence GTGTCGCGTCCAGCGCTGGAGGTCGCGGATATCTTGCGCGACCACGGGGCGGCGTGGCGGCGCGCCAATGCGGGCCACGTCAGTCTCGGCCAGCTGAAAGTCATGAGTGCGATCGAGCGCTGCCGCACGGCGGCGCTCGGCGGCCATGTGGCGCGCTGCGAGAACGAGACCTGCGCCCACACCGTCATCGCCTACAACAGCTGCCGCAACCGGCACTGCCCCAAGTGCCAGGGCGCTGCGGCCCGCGAGTGGCTGGCCGAGCGCGAGGCCGATCTCCTGCCGGTGCCGTACTTTCATGTGGTGTACACGCTGCCGGCGCAGATCGCCGACATCGCCTATCAGAACAAGGCGGTGATCTACGACCTGCTGTTCAAAGCCTCGGCGGAGACCACGCTCACGATCGCGGCCGATCCCAAGCATCTCGGCGCTCGCATCGGCTTCATGTCGGTGCTGCACACATGGGGTTCCGCGCTGACGCATCACCCGCATGTCCACATGGTCGTGCCGGGTGGTGGCCTGTCGCCGGACGGATCGAAGTGGATCGCGTGCCGACCACGCTATTTTTTGACCGTGCAGGTTCTCTCGGCGTTGTTCCGCAGGCTGTTTCTGGAGATGCTGGTCGCGGCTCACCACGCCGGCCGCCTGCAGTTCTTCGGCGAGCATGCGCGGCTCGCCGATAAGGCTGCATTCGCTGCCTATCTGACGCCACTGCGCGAGATCAATTGGGTGGTCTACGCCAAAGAGCCGTTCGCCGGGCCCAGGCAGGTGTTGCGCTATCTGTCGCGCTACACCCACCGCATCGCGATCTCCAATCGCCGGCTGCTGTCCGCCGACGAGAACGGTGTCACCTTCAAGTACAAGGACTATCGGATCGAGGGGCCCGCCCGCTACAAGGCGATGACGCTGGCGACCGACGAGTTCATCCGGCGCTTCCTGATCCACGTGCTGCCGAAGGGCTTCCATCGCATCCGACACTATGGCCTGCTCGCCAACGGCGCCCGAGCCGCAAACATTGCGCACGCGCGCCAGCTGCTCGCTCAGCCGGCGCGCCCTAAAGAACCCGAGACGCCCGAAGCCGCGATCAACGAACCCCGCGTGCTGCCGCGTCCATGCCCGTGCTGCGGCGCCCGCATGATCGTCATCGAGACTTTTGAGCGCGGCTGCGAGCCGAAGCACCGCCCCACACCGGCGCCGGCGCCGATCAGGATCGACACATCATGA
- a CDS encoding tyrosine-type recombinase/integrase produces MSTDAVSPLRQRMIEDMNARKLCAGTQRGHISSCKRFAAFVKQSPDTATLEDIRRFQLHLAETGASICNRNRIMTGLRFLFRVTLRRLDLAAEIYHLREPQKIPLVMSQDETRRLLAVAGSLKARLLLSLGYGCGLRAGEVVRLKVKHIDSAQKIIRIEQSKGRKDRNVMLSSKTLDLLRQWWKARPSRHDAQTPVPERWLFPGTRAGKPMTTRQLNRLFHEAADAAGIRKGVTLHALRHSFATHLLEDGTDIRFIQALLGHDKLDTTARYTRVATGMIAAIESPLDRLSQPRKRPRKSRKNPPPA; encoded by the coding sequence ATGAGTACGGATGCTGTCAGCCCGCTGCGCCAGCGCATGATCGAGGACATGAATGCGCGCAAGCTCTGTGCGGGCACGCAGAGAGGCCATATCAGCAGTTGCAAGCGGTTCGCGGCGTTTGTGAAGCAGTCCCCCGACACGGCCACACTTGAGGACATCCGCCGCTTCCAGCTGCACCTGGCCGAGACGGGCGCGAGCATCTGCAACCGCAACCGCATCATGACCGGGTTGCGGTTCTTGTTCCGCGTGACGCTGCGCCGATTGGACCTTGCGGCCGAGATCTATCATCTCCGCGAGCCTCAGAAGATCCCGCTGGTGATGAGCCAGGATGAGACGCGGCGCCTGCTGGCCGTCGCCGGCAGCCTCAAGGCCCGCCTCCTGCTCAGCCTCGGCTATGGCTGCGGGTTGCGCGCCGGCGAGGTGGTGCGGCTCAAGGTCAAGCATATCGACAGCGCGCAGAAGATCATTCGCATCGAGCAGTCCAAGGGGCGCAAGGACCGTAATGTCATGCTGTCGTCAAAGACGCTCGATCTGTTGCGGCAATGGTGGAAGGCGCGCCCATCGCGTCACGATGCGCAAACGCCCGTGCCGGAACGCTGGCTGTTTCCCGGCACCAGGGCCGGCAAGCCCATGACCACCCGCCAGCTCAACCGCCTGTTTCATGAGGCGGCCGATGCGGCCGGGATCAGGAAGGGCGTGACGCTGCACGCGCTGCGCCACAGCTTCGCGACCCACCTGCTGGAGGACGGCACCGATATCAGATTCATCCAGGCGCTGCTGGGTCACGACAAACTGGACACGACGGCGCGCTATACCCGTGTCGCCACCGGCATGATCGCGGCGATCGAAAGCCCGCTCGACCGGCTGTCGCAGCCTCGCAAGAGACCCAGGAAGAGCAGGAAGAACCCGCCGCCGGCGTAA
- a CDS encoding BBE domain-containing protein translates to MLGELPPPLFNWMGEMPYPALQSMFDPFFPKGLQWYWRGDFVKELTDEAIDVHIAQAQKLPSALSLMHLYPIDSAVRRVGKSDTAWNTRDATWSMVIAGIDPNPQKAGEITRWTKGYWQAVHRYSADGGYVNFMMDDGDDSRLKATYGDNYDRLVALKTKYDPTNFFCMNQNIRPLNS, encoded by the coding sequence TTGCTCGGTGAACTGCCCCCGCCGCTCTTTAACTGGATGGGCGAAATGCCCTATCCGGCCCTCCAGTCCATGTTCGATCCGTTCTTCCCGAAGGGCCTGCAATGGTACTGGCGCGGCGATTTCGTGAAAGAACTGACCGACGAAGCAATTGACGTCCATATCGCCCAGGCACAGAAACTGCCCAGCGCGCTTTCGCTCATGCATCTTTATCCGATCGACAGCGCTGTCCGTCGCGTCGGCAAGAGCGACACCGCCTGGAACACGCGCGACGCGACTTGGTCGATGGTCATCGCCGGCATCGATCCCAATCCGCAAAAGGCGGGCGAAATCACGCGCTGGACCAAGGGCTACTGGCAAGCCGTGCATCGTTACTCGGCTGACGGCGGCTATGTGAATTTCATGATGGATGATGGGGACGACAGCAGGCTCAAGGCCACCTACGGCGACAACTACGACCGCCTCGTCGCCCTGAAAACCAAGTACGACCCGACAAACTTCTTCTGCATGAACCAGAACATCAGGCCGCTCAACTCGTAG
- a CDS encoding FAD-binding oxidoreductase, with protein sequence MQAMATESFIDNMRGPVIRQTDADYDAVRSLYNGMIDKSPVMIARCTDVADVVTAVNFARQNDLQVAIRGGGHNGPGLGSVDDGLMIDMSMMKGVRVDSTACTIRVGPGCTQGDVDHATHIYGLAVPAGIVSTTGIAGLTLGGGTGYLTRKHGLTSDNLLEADVVLADGRVVTANKSENADFYWGCAAAAAISASSRASCSRFIR encoded by the coding sequence ATGCAAGCCATGGCTACTGAAAGCTTTATCGACAACATGCGCGGCCCGGTCATCAGGCAAACGGATGCCGATTATGACGCTGTGCGGAGTCTCTACAACGGGATGATCGATAAGAGTCCCGTGATGATTGCGCGATGCACCGACGTCGCTGACGTTGTCACTGCGGTCAATTTTGCAAGGCAGAACGATCTCCAGGTCGCAATCCGCGGAGGCGGGCACAACGGGCCGGGCCTTGGTAGTGTCGACGACGGGCTGATGATCGACATGTCGATGATGAAAGGCGTGCGGGTCGATTCCACCGCCTGCACCATTCGCGTCGGCCCCGGCTGCACACAGGGCGATGTCGACCATGCCACGCATATCTACGGGCTTGCCGTGCCGGCCGGCATTGTCTCGACGACCGGAATCGCCGGCCTCACCCTTGGCGGCGGCACCGGATACCTCACCCGCAAGCATGGCCTCACCAGCGACAATCTTCTCGAGGCGGACGTCGTGCTCGCCGACGGTCGCGTTGTCACCGCCAACAAATCAGAGAACGCTGACTTCTACTGGGGCTGCGCGGCGGCGGCGGCAATTTCGGCATCGTCACGAGCTTCCTGTTCCAGGTTCATCCGGTGA